A single window of Fusobacterium periodonticum 1_1_41FAA DNA harbors:
- a CDS encoding AAA family ATPase, with protein MKRLAIGIDDFRKIIKEDCYYVDKTKFIEAVLEDASNVKLFTRPRRFGKTLNMSMLKYFFDVRDSEENRKLFNGLDIEKSKYINEQGKYPTILISLKSIKYETWEESLEQLKSLVSNLYNEFEYIRECLNESEIELFNDIWFKKENGEYANSLKNLTSFLYKYYKKEVILLIDEYDIPLITAHKYGYYDEIINFYKIFLGEALKTNQYLKMGVLTGIIRVIRTGIFSDLNNLKVYSILEKKYSDFFGFTEEEVKKALQYFNIEEELANVKYWYDGYKFGNSELYNPWSIINFLDGRELKNYWVGTSENFLIKNILENSTSRTNEILDKLFNEEEVEEAIIGTSDLSILMDSKEVWELLLFSGYLTVKEKLDDDIYSLKLPNMEVKKLFKKEFINVHFGISLFRKTMEALKNLNFNDFEKYFQEIMLKSTSNWDTSKEAFYHGLSLGMLSYLDNDYYVTSNFEAGFGRYDVVLEPKNRNDRAFILEFKVAEAENKLEKLSKEAIKQIEEKKYDINLKSKEIKEITSVGIAFYGKKLKVSYK; from the coding sequence ATGAAAAGATTAGCCATAGGTATAGATGATTTTAGAAAAATAATAAAAGAAGATTGCTATTATGTGGACAAGACAAAATTTATAGAAGCTGTTTTAGAAGATGCTTCAAATGTAAAATTATTTACTCGTCCTAGAAGATTTGGAAAAACGTTAAATATGTCTATGCTAAAGTATTTCTTTGATGTTAGAGACAGCGAAGAAAATAGAAAACTCTTTAATGGATTAGATATAGAGAAATCAAAATATATAAATGAGCAAGGAAAGTATCCTACAATTTTAATTTCATTAAAAAGTATAAAATACGAAACTTGGGAAGAAAGTTTAGAGCAATTAAAAAGTTTAGTATCTAATTTATATAATGAATTTGAATATATCAGAGAATGTTTAAATGAAAGTGAAATAGAACTTTTCAATGATATATGGTTTAAAAAAGAAAATGGAGAATATGCTAATTCACTAAAAAATTTAACATCTTTTCTATATAAATATTATAAAAAAGAAGTGATACTATTAATAGATGAGTATGATATACCTTTAATAACAGCACATAAATATGGCTATTATGATGAAATAATAAATTTCTATAAAATATTTTTAGGAGAAGCCTTAAAAACTAATCAGTATTTGAAAATGGGAGTTTTAACTGGAATAATTAGAGTAATAAGGACAGGAATATTTTCTGATTTAAATAATCTAAAAGTCTATTCTATTTTAGAAAAAAAATATTCAGATTTTTTTGGTTTTACAGAAGAAGAAGTAAAAAAAGCATTGCAATATTTTAATATAGAAGAAGAATTGGCAAATGTAAAATATTGGTATGATGGCTATAAATTTGGAAATTCAGAGTTATATAATCCTTGGAGTATAATTAATTTCTTAGATGGAAGAGAACTAAAAAACTATTGGGTAGGAACTTCAGAAAATTTTTTAATAAAAAATATATTAGAAAATTCTACAAGTAGAACTAATGAAATTTTAGATAAGCTATTCAACGAAGAAGAAGTAGAAGAAGCCATTATAGGGACATCAGATTTATCAATATTAATGGATAGTAAAGAAGTATGGGAACTACTATTATTTAGTGGATATTTAACTGTAAAAGAAAAGCTTGATGATGATATTTACTCATTGAAACTACCAAATATGGAAGTAAAAAAGCTATTTAAAAAAGAATTTATCAATGTACATTTTGGTATAAGTTTATTTAGAAAAACAATGGAAGCCTTAAAAAATCTTAACTTTAATGATTTTGAAAAATATTTTCAAGAGATAATGTTAAAATCAACAAGTAATTGGGATACAAGTAAAGAAGCTTTCTATCATGGATTATCATTAGGAATGCTGAGTTACTTAGACAATGATTACTATGTAACATCTAATTTTGAAGCAGGCTTTGGAAGATATGATGTGGTATTAGAACCAAAAAATAGAAATGATAGAGCTTTTATTTTAGAGTTTAAAGTTGCAGAAGCTGAAAATAAATTAGAAAAATTATCAAAAGAAGCGATTAAACAGATTGAAGAAAAAAAATATGATATAAATTTAAAATCAAAAGAAATAAAAGAAATTACTTCTGTGGGAATAGCTTTTTATGGGAAAAAATTGAAAGTTAGCTACAAATAA
- a CDS encoding restriction endonuclease subunit S, producing the protein MCRRILKSETNSIGGIPFFKIGTFGKREDAYISIEKFYEYKEKYPYPKKGMILISTSGTIGRTVVFDGKPAYYQDSNIVWIDNDEERVLNKYLYYFYQTNPWKIDIGGTIERLYNENIEKTSIPLPPLEEQQRIVDILDRFDRLCNDISEGLLAEIEARQKQYEYYREKLLSFKKL; encoded by the coding sequence ATGTGTAGAAGAATTTTGAAATCTGAAACAAACTCAATTGGAGGAATACCATTTTTTAAAATAGGAACTTTTGGAAAAAGAGAAGATGCATATATTTCAATTGAAAAATTTTATGAGTATAAGGAGAAATACCCATATCCTAAGAAAGGAATGATTTTAATATCAACATCAGGAACAATAGGTAGAACGGTTGTTTTTGATGGGAAACCAGCATATTATCAAGATTCAAATATTGTGTGGATAGATAATGATGAAGAGAGAGTTTTAAATAAATATTTATATTATTTTTATCAAACTAACCCTTGGAAGATAGATATAGGCGGAACAATAGAAAGACTATATAATGAAAATATAGAAAAAACTTCTATCCCTTTACCACCACTAGAAGAACAACAAAGAATAGTTGATATCTTAGATAGGTTTGATAGATTATGTAATGACATATCAGAAGGACTTCTTGCTGAGATAGAAGCAAGACAAAAACAATATGAATATTATAGAGAAAAATTATTAAGCTTTAAAAAATTATAA
- a CDS encoding restriction endonuclease subunit S has translation MSKLDELIKELCPNGVEYKKLGELGTLYNGLTGKNKNDFIEGNQKYITYVNVFNNISIDIETQDKVKIDRNEKQNKVEYGDVIFTASSENIEDVGMTSVLTNLIEEDLYLNSFCFGFRFSTDIMLPSFSKYLFRSENLRKQIRKTANGVTRYNISKEKIKEILVPILPLKIQEEIVRILDDYTKSVEELKEKLNKELIARKKQYSWYRDYLLKFENKVEKSKLSEVATIKARIGWQGLTKEEYLITGNYYLITGTDFQNGEINLKNCYYVNEERYIQDKNIQLKNDDVLVTKDGTLGKVAYVSNLDKPATLNSGIFVIRSIDTNKLLNRYLFHYLKAPYLMKYAQNKLTGGTIKHLNQNVIVDFEIPLPPLEVQKRIVEVLDNFEKICNDLNIGLPAEIEARQKQYEFYRNFLLTFNNEEIYALSKQASKQASKQASKQASPKSN, from the coding sequence ATGAGTAAATTAGATGAATTGATAAAAGAGTTATGCCCTAATGGAGTGGAATATAAAAAGTTAGGAGAACTTGGAACTCTTTATAACGGATTAACAGGTAAAAATAAAAATGATTTTATTGAAGGAAATCAAAAATACATAACTTATGTTAATGTTTTTAATAATATTTCAATAGATATAGAAACTCAAGATAAAGTAAAAATAGATAGAAATGAAAAACAAAATAAAGTAGAGTACGGAGATGTAATATTTACAGCTTCTTCAGAGAATATTGAAGATGTTGGAATGACATCTGTATTAACAAATTTAATTGAAGAAGATTTATATTTAAATAGTTTTTGTTTTGGATTTAGATTTAGTACCGATATTATGTTACCAAGTTTTTCAAAATACTTATTTCGTTCAGAAAATTTAAGAAAACAGATAAGAAAAACTGCAAATGGTGTAACAAGATACAATATTTCTAAAGAAAAAATAAAAGAAATATTAGTTCCTATTCTTCCTTTGAAAATTCAAGAAGAAATAGTTAGAATTTTAGATGACTATACAAAATCAGTTGAAGAATTAAAAGAAAAATTAAATAAAGAATTAATAGCTAGAAAGAAACAATATTCTTGGTATAGAGATTATTTATTGAAATTTGAAAATAAGGTAGAAAAATCTAAATTATCAGAAGTTGCGACTATAAAGGCAAGAATAGGTTGGCAAGGACTGACAAAAGAAGAATATTTAATTACAGGAAATTATTATTTGATAACAGGAACAGATTTTCAAAATGGAGAAATAAATTTAAAGAATTGCTATTATGTCAATGAAGAAAGATATATACAAGATAAGAATATACAATTAAAAAACGATGATGTATTAGTAACAAAAGATGGAACATTAGGAAAAGTAGCTTATGTTAGTAATTTAGATAAACCAGCAACATTGAATAGTGGAATTTTTGTTATAAGAAGTATTGATACAAATAAATTATTGAATAGATATTTATTTCATTATTTAAAAGCGCCTTATTTAATGAAATATGCACAAAATAAATTAACAGGTGGGACAATAAAGCATTTAAATCAAAATGTTATAGTTGATTTTGAAATTCCTTTACCACCATTAGAAGTTCAAAAGAGAATAGTTGAAGTTTTAGATAACTTTGAAAAAATATGTAATGACTTAAATATAGGACTTCCTGCTGAAATAGAAGCAAGACAAAAACAATATGAATTTTATAGAAATTTTCTCTTGACATTCAATAATGAAGAAATTTATGCTCTAAGCAAGCAAGCAAGCAAGCAAGCAAGCAAGCAAGCAAGCAAGCAAGCAAGCCCAAAATCTAATTAA
- a CDS encoding virulence RhuM family protein has product MKTVVNRGFKGELKEELEYYNLDVIISVGYRINSIDYLQ; this is encoded by the coding sequence ATGAAAACAGTTGTAAATAGAGGATTTAAAGGAGAGTTAAAAGAAGAATTAGAATATTATAATTTAGATGTCATTATTTCTGTAGGTTATCGTATAAATTCCATAGATTATTTACAATAA
- a CDS encoding ATP-binding protein, producing the protein MDNKIRLFVSSQENQYFERKSARVEPLDILKHLVAFANADGGSLVIGVEDNGEITGFNNSKAHKIDEFKNMTVTKLRDTPILPKYEIFDVKNKKGEEDKILVISVEPAYDRVIKSYDNNVYLRQFDKTEKLNHEQITQLEYDRGQRYFEDEVVEDSSIEDIDLELVESYRKNMNLTNSNLEDILKARNFIKKGLLTNACVLLFAKEPTKYLPQARLKFVRYDGTKAGVGTEINIIKEITFDKAIPRIITEVKEFIKTQLREFQYLDRKDGNFKLMPEYPEFAWFEGVVNALTHRNYSIRGEYIRFIMFDDRIEIQSPGRLPNIVTIENILTQRYSRNPRIARVLSEFGWVKEMNEGVKRIYSEMEKFFLKKPVYSEPGNNVLLVLENNILNRNVRIKDNLKKLINKDIYKKLNLIEKEIIKFSFMNKKITTTDLTKKLNKSGLTTRKYLKKLVELGILEWHGTSARDPKQYYTLKK; encoded by the coding sequence ATGGATAATAAGATTAGACTTTTTGTCTCTTCTCAAGAGAATCAATATTTTGAAAGAAAAAGTGCAAGAGTAGAACCACTTGATATATTGAAACATTTAGTTGCATTTGCAAATGCAGATGGAGGCTCATTGGTAATTGGGGTAGAAGATAATGGAGAAATAACGGGATTTAATAATTCAAAAGCACATAAAATAGATGAATTTAAGAATATGACAGTTACAAAACTAAGAGATACTCCTATTTTACCTAAATATGAGATATTTGATGTAAAAAATAAAAAGGGAGAAGAAGATAAGATTTTAGTAATTTCAGTTGAACCAGCTTATGATAGAGTTATAAAATCATATGATAATAATGTTTATTTAAGACAATTTGATAAGACAGAAAAATTAAATCATGAACAAATAACTCAATTAGAATATGATAGAGGACAGAGATATTTTGAAGATGAAGTAGTTGAAGATTCTTCAATAGAAGATATTGACTTAGAGTTAGTTGAGTCCTATAGAAAAAATATGAATTTAACGAATTCAAATTTAGAAGACATATTAAAAGCAAGAAATTTTATTAAAAAAGGACTTTTAACTAATGCTTGTGTACTTTTATTCGCAAAAGAACCCACAAAATATCTACCTCAAGCTAGATTAAAATTTGTTAGATATGATGGAACAAAAGCTGGAGTAGGAACCGAAATAAATATCATAAAAGAAATAACTTTTGATAAAGCTATTCCTAGAATAATAACAGAAGTAAAAGAATTTATAAAAACTCAGTTAAGAGAATTTCAATATCTTGATAGAAAAGATGGAAACTTTAAATTAATGCCAGAATATCCAGAATTTGCTTGGTTTGAAGGGGTAGTTAATGCTTTAACTCATAGAAATTATTCTATTAGAGGGGAATATATAAGATTTATTATGTTTGATGATAGGATAGAAATACAAAGTCCTGGAAGATTACCTAATATTGTTACCATTGAAAATATTCTAACACAGCGTTATTCTAGAAACCCAAGAATAGCTAGAGTATTGTCAGAGTTTGGTTGGGTTAAAGAAATGAATGAAGGTGTTAAGAGAATATATAGTGAAATGGAAAAATTCTTTTTGAAGAAACCAGTTTACTCAGAACCAGGTAATAATGTTTTGCTTGTTTTAGAAAATAATATATTAAATAGAAATGTTAGAATTAAAGATAATCTAAAAAAATTAATAAATAAAGATATATATAAAAAATTAAATCTTATTGAAAAAGAAATAATCAAATTTTCCTTTATGAATAAAAAAATTACAACAACAGACTTGACAAAGAAATTAAATAAAAGTGGATTGACAACTCGTAAATATTTAAAGAAACTAGTTGAACTAGGTATATTGGAGTGGCATGGAACGAGTGCTAGAGATCCAAAACAATATTATACTTTAAAAAAATAA